The sequence below is a genomic window from Lolium perenne isolate Kyuss_39 chromosome 4, Kyuss_2.0, whole genome shotgun sequence.
TGGTAAAATTATTTAGAGGGGGGCACTATGAAACCTTGTTTAGATTGATTGGTTGAAGCTGGTGTTTAGCAGATCTTTGATTGGTGATATATCAAGGAGGATTaatggaaacaaaaaatgcttcagAATTGGGGTGGCGTGCGTTTCTATTTTCCTTTGTTGTAACTTCTAGTTTATACATTATACTTATGCATAAATTTGTTCTGCAAGTTGTAGACTTCCATTCTGAGTCTGTCCATTGATTCAAACTAGTTGAATTTCCAATAATACAAACAGAGATGCATTTACTAGATAAATGTAATGCACAATAACGTTGTCTATATGGATAACATATATACATACCCAGTTTAAAGTCTTGGCACGATCAGTCGTGTTTCGTAATTCCCAAACTGCTGGAAGTCCTCCTTTGTCAAGCAATGTTGTGTCTGTATCCATGTGAGACAGCAGAGCAGCAACTATTCTAGGATTACACTTCTGGACTGCATAATGTAGAGCCGTTTTCCCTTTGCCATCTCGCATGTTAATAAGCTTCCGAAGTTGTGGTGTCCCCAAGATAAATTCAGCGAACTTCGTCTGACCCGCTTCCACAGCTTCATGAAGACATGTCCAACCATCTGGTTTGCTATAAGGAGCATCTGGACAATGGTAAAGAAGTACTCGAGCAACATCAATATGACCTCGATATGCAGCATAAACAAGGAGAGGAATACCGCCAGTTTTGGTTACTCCATACCCTAAAGAGCGGTCACATTTCAACAGTACTCGTAGCACGTTGGCTTTATCTCGAAGTACAGCACTTTTCACAGGACTACTCCCTCGCACAGATTCTTCTGTGGCCAGCTGAGAATATTTACCCATGATTTTTTCAGCGACAGCTGAAAAAAAAAATTGATAGAAGGAACAGCGATGGTTAATAATTAAGAGTCTTTAGCAATCAAGGATTAGCGTGAATGGTGTACAACAAAACTAGGAGCAGAATCAAGTTGAAGCAAAAAATTAGGAGTAGAATCAGTTAAGCTACAGAAAATGCTATGTTTAATAATCCAGATGCTAGTCGGTCCCATATTCAACTAGAATAGGCAGTACCTGAATTTCCATTCCTCACCGCAGCATGCAGGGCATTGTATTTGTGGGGTCCGGAATAAGCAGAACCAGGAATTTCCAGCAGTTTCTCAGTAACATCTGTGAAACCTCTCATCACCGCGACGAACATGGGTGACTCGCAATATTCGTTCACACCTTTTGACAAGGCCGGCTCTGCATCTATTAAGTCTAGTGCAAGTTTCTTATGGCCACAACAGATGGCATGGTGCAGTGCATTACATTTGTTCTTGTCCTCTGCTAAGATTGTCTTACTAGGACAGAGTTTGAGTAATAAGGAAGCTAAAGTAGCGTGACCACCTGTCACAGCAACGATAAGTGGCGTCTCCTTCTCCAAGTTGACCTTTGAGAGGAGAGAATGGTCTAGCGCCAACACATCCTTGCAGAATTCCTCATGGCCATGAAAAGATGATATGTGGAGGCAGGTGTTCCCCTGAAGAGTTGTTCCAAGCAGCATGCTTGGATTTTCTGCAGCCAATTTCTTCAATGATATTAAATCACCATCTGTGGCTGCTCTCAGGAGCCGTCTGTCCATCTGTGGCTGTGCTCCTCCTGATGTGCTTGTTGCCATTGGGTTTACTACATTTTGAGAAATAACCATTAAATGAGATTTTCAAATGGGGAACTTTTGCTTCTTTCAGCTAATTAGAACATGACATAGGAGGAACAATGTTTACTTCTAAGTAACTACTACGGAGTACTTGTTTAAAATTACAACTcacaaacaatattgcagtacgtTGAAATGTACTTACACTTTCTTAATTTGGAGAATTTTTTTTTCGATTAACTCAATTACAGAAACAATTTTTCCTTGGCAGAAAACAATCATACTCTTGTGTCAGGTGAAGTGGCACAACAGGAAGACAAGCTCACAATAACCCATCAACCAAAGGCCTCTGATTTCGAAAACAAAATCACTAAACTAGACCACCGTTCTAAGATGCCGTAAATAGTCAATAAGATTGTTAACTGAAGAAATGAGTCAACTCCAAACAACCGACAGTAGTCCCAAAGATGCAGATAACATCGCAGAAATTTACCACGGGGATGGCAATTTTTCTGGAACTTTCAACTGAACCTCACACGAACGCACAACTTTCAGCTAACTCGAATGGCGACTCAAAGCTTCTAACCTGGGGCATGCAGCGCCAAACCCTGCCGCCCACCTTGCAGCCGTCAATGGCACGGCGGCGGAGGAGTGGCACCGGCCGCCGTGGAGACCGCCCTGCCTGGCGCCAGCCGAGGGGGACTCGCTTGCTTCAACACCTCTCGTGGCACCTTCCCACTTGTGCGTGGGCAAGACGCGTTGTGGAGGAGAAAAAGAGTACGGGAGGAAAATGCTCGGAACATTTCCGCTTTGCGACAGGATGAATGTTAAAAGTCGGCGCAAGAATTTAATCATGGAGCTGACTTCGGACTACCCAGAGACGCCGCACAAATAGTCGTACAGTGCGGCGGCTCGCTAATATCCACGAGACCACGACGGCACGACGCCTGCAGGACTGACTGTACTCCCCACATTCAGCGCAAATAAATGTACAGTACTTCTCATCTTTTTTTTGTTCTAAGAATAAATAAATCAATAAACAACTTTTTTTTAGTTGCCAATGTTTTCACCGGATCTCACCTAAATATTAAATTTAGAAGAGTTATTTCCGAGCATTGATGGAAAACATGGATTCAATCTGAAAGGTAAAAGAACTGGAAATCCTGAGAACTTTAGTGAGAGTTACTTTAACAACCGAAAAAGATAGATTCATATGGAATCTTTCAACCGTATGTTCTTTCGCAGTAAAGTCTATGTACGTCGATATGATGAATGGCCATACGATTTTCTTGAGAAAATACATATGGAAAATGACCTTAAAGATTAAGATCTTTATGTGGTTCCTTTTTTAAATGAAATTGGAATGATTGTAAGAAATATGCTTTCTGTGACTTAGAGTTGTTCACTTTACCTTTAacattcccaatctgtgttgaagatatacccaagaggcaataataaagtaatTATTATTATTTCTTTgtatttatgataaatatttgtattccatgctataattgtattaacatgtgtgttttgtaaacaaaacagagtccctagtaaggctcttgtttaactagcttgttgatcaaCAAATCATCATGGTTtcttgatcatgaacattggatattattaGTAACAAGATCATACCATTAGgacaatgatgtgatggacacacacccatggtAAGCAtatcataagatcaagtcattaagttcgttttgcTATAAGCTCTcaaatacatagtaacctaattcttcgaccatgagatcatgttaatcacccacACCGGAGGAATGTTTTGATGACATCAAACGTCACTTCGCaattgggtggttataaaggtgacaTTAGGTAttctgaaagtatgagttgaagcacatggatcaagagtgggatttgtccatccaaatgacgaatagatatactcCGAGCTCTCTAGGTGGAATGGCATCCAATTAGCTTGTAagtatgtgactaggtcacaatggATGTCGtatcacgatacgagtaaagagtacttatcggtaacgaggttgaactaggtatatatggagataccgatgatcgaatgtCAAATAAGTAAAGTATAGCGCgacaagggaattggtatcgtatgtttatggttctttcgatcacgaagtcatcgttgaatatgtaggagccattatggatctccaggtctcgCTAtcagttattggtcggagaggtgtctcgaccatgtctgcatagttcgcggacCGTAAGGCAACAcatttaaggttcgatgttgtttaagtagatatggaatatgagatggaggccAAATGTTGTTcgtagtctcggatgggatccatgacatcacgaggaggtacgGAATGGTTCggggaata
It includes:
- the LOC127293972 gene encoding protein ACCELERATED CELL DEATH 6 isoform X1, with protein sequence MATSTSGGAQPQMDRRLLRAATDGDLISLKKLAAENPSMLLGTTLQGNTCLHISSFHGHEEFCKDVLALDHSLLSKVNLEKETPLIVAVTGGHATLASLLLKLCPSKTILAEDKNKCNALHHAICCGHKKLALDLIDAEPALSKGVNEYCESPMFVAVMRGFTDVTEKLLEIPGSAYSGPHKYNALHAAVRNGNSAVAEKIMGKYSQLATEESVRGSSPVKSAVLRDKANVLRVLLKCDRSLGYGVTKTGGIPLLVYAAYRGHIDVARVLLYHCPDAPYSKPDGWTCLHEAVEAGQTKFAEFILGTPQLRKLINMRDGKGKTALHYAVQKCNPRIVAALLSHMDTDTTLLDKGGLPAVWELRNTTDRAKTLNWNEICMLMSEADPQNITSLNNLHAHAKKDVTSESRKDAKSLTQTYTSNTSLVAILMATITFAAAFTLPGGYSNDAGSQGLPVMARNLAFLAFLISDTLAMCSSLAVAFICIIARWEDFEFLIYYRSYTKKLMWFAYTSTTTAFATGLYTVLATRLPWLAIIICFLPALLPILTKLLGEWPVLRLRFRLGHTFKSDLLDMV
- the LOC127293972 gene encoding uncharacterized protein isoform X2, producing MATSTSGGAQPQMDRRLLRAATDGDLISLKKLAAENPSMLLGTTLQGNTCLHISSFHGHEEFCKDVLALDHSLLSKVNLEKETPLIVAVTGGHATLASLLLKLCPSKTILAEDKNKCNALHHAICCGHKKLALDLIDAEPALSKGVNEYCESPMFVAVMRGFTDVTEKLLEIPGSAYSGPHKYNALHAAVRNGNSAVAEKIMGKYSQLATEESVRGSSPVKSAVLRDKANVLRVLLKCDRSLGCSL